Proteins encoded within one genomic window of Triticum aestivum cultivar Chinese Spring chromosome 2D, IWGSC CS RefSeq v2.1, whole genome shotgun sequence:
- the LOC123052062 gene encoding CDPK-related kinase 5: MGGCHAKPRTRDADGASPPPPAPATPPPASSTAPATPASKKHWTSSPFFPFSTPSPSPAHHLFSSSSAASPRASSKSPAPAGAKSPAPATPARRLLRLPFPPPSPAKHIRQALARRHGPPRPAIPEEDGGDGDGGRGLDKGFGFNKGFAAKYDLGDEVGRGHFGYTCAARIRKGARKGDAVAVKVIPKAKMTTSIAIEDVRREVKILKALAGHKNLVQFYDAYEDNENVYIVMELCEGGELLDRILSRGGKYSEDDAKSVLVQILNVVAFCHIQGVVHRDLKPENFLFTSKDENSQLKTIDFGLSDFVKPDERLNDIVGSAYYVAPEVLHRCYSTEADVWSIGVIAYILLCGSRPFWARTESGIFRSVLKADPSYNEAPWPSLTPEAMDFVKRLLCKDPRRRMTAAQALGHPWIRNYNDIKMPLDVLIFRLIKAYIRSSSLRKAALKALSKTLTVDELFYLKGQFSLLEPDRNGCITLDNIRMALTREATDAMKETRVQEILVSLSALQYRRMDFHEFCAAAVSVHQLEALDRWEQHARSAYEIFEKDGNRAIVIDELASELGLSPSVPLHVVLQDWIRHTDGKLSFLGFVKLLHGMSSRSLSKMR; encoded by the exons ATGGGGGGCTGCCACGCCAAGCCGCGCACCCGCGACGCCGacggcgcctccccgccgccgcccgcgccggccacgccgccaccggcctcctccaCGGCGCCCGCCACGCCGGCCTCCAAGAAGCACTGGACGTCCTCCCCCTTCTTCCCCTTCTCCACGCCGAGCCCCAGCCCGGCGCAccacctcttctcctcctcctccgcggcctcccCGCGGGCCTCCTCCAAGTCCCCCGCCCCGGCGGGCGCCAAGTCCCCGGCGCCCGCCACCCCGGCCAGGCGCCTCCTGCGCCTGCCCTTCCCGCCGCCCTCGCCCGCCAAGCACATCCGCCAGGCGCTCGCGCGGCGGCACGGCCCGCCGCGCCCGGCGATCCccgaggaggacggcggcgacggcgacggcgggaggGGCCTCGACAAGGGCTTCGGCTTCAACAAGGGCTTCGCCGCCAAGTACGACCTCGGGGACGAGGTCGGGCGGGGCCACTTCGGATACACCTGCGCCGCCAGGATCAGGAAGGGGGCGCGCAAGGGGGACGCCGTCGCCGTCAAGGTCATTCCCAAGGCCAAG ATGACAACATCCATTGCTATAGAGGATGTCCGGAGGGAGGTGAAAATTTTGAAGGCTTTAGCGGGGCACAAGAACCTGGTTCAGTTTTATGATGCATATGAGGACAACGAAAATGTCTACATAGTCATGGA GTTGTGTGAGGGCGGGGAGCTTCTGGATAGAATACTTTCCAG AGGTGGAAAGTACTCCGAGGATGATGCAAAGTCTGTCCTGGTGCAAATATTGAATGTTGTCGCTTTTTGCCACATTCAAGGAGTGGTTCATAGGGATCTCAAACCAGAG AATTTTCTTTTTACTTCGAAAGATGAGAACTCTCAACTTAAGACAATTGACTTTGGATTATCAGATTTTGTAAAACCAG ATGAGAGACTAAATGATATCGTTGGAAGTGCTTATTATGTTGCTCCAGAAGTTCTGCATAGATGCTATAGCACAGAAGCGGATGTCTGGAGTATAGGTGTCATTGCATATATCCTCCTTTGTGGCAGCCGCCCTTTTTGGGCACGCACTGAATCTGGCATATTCCGTTCTGTTCTCAAAGCTGACCCCAGTTATAACGAGGCACCTTGGCCTTCTCTGACTCCAGAAGCAATGGACTTCGTTAAGCGCTTGCTGTGCAAGGATCCACGTAGAAGGATGACTGCAGCACAAGCTTTAG GTCATCCATGGATTAGAAATTACAATGACATTAAGATGCCATTGGACGTCCTTATATTCCGTCTTATCAAAGCTTATATTCGTTCTTCATCATTACGTAAAGCCGCTCTGAAG GCTTTATCGAAGACTTTGACTGTTGATGAGCTTTTTTATCTCAAAGGGCAGTTTTCCTTATTGGAACCTGATAGAAATGGATGCATCACCCTAGATAATATCAGAATG GCCTTAACAAGAGAAGCCACAGATGCGATGAAAGAAACACGAGTTCAGGAGATTCTTGTCTCG TTGAGCGCTCTTCAGTACAGAAGAATGGACTTCCACGAGTTCTGTGCAGCTGCAGTAAGTGTTCACCAGCTCGAAGCATTAGACAGATGGGAGCAACATGCGAGATCCGCTTATGAAATTTTCGAGAAGGATGGCAATCGAGCTATTGTAATTGACGAACTAGCTTCA GAACTGGGTCTCAGCCCCTCCGTGCCGCTGCACGTCGTCCTGCAGGACTGGATCCGGCACACCGATGGGAAGCTCAGCTTCCTTGGGTTTGTCAAGTTGTTGCATGGCATGTCCAGCAGGTCCCTGTCAAAGATGAGATAG